The genomic interval TAATTTCGAAATCATAAACAAAAAACTTGACTCAAAATCAAAGTTGTTTTTCTGATAAAACATTTAATATCGGGTATGAGTATTATATGAATCCATTGCGGTTTGTTGTGGTGGGTGTTGGGGGCTATGGCTTATTCCATTTAGAAGCGATTACATGGCTAGAGGAACAAGGTTTAGCTAATTTGGTTGGTTTGGTTGCACTCCATCGAGATCAAGCTAAATATTCTGAACTGATCAAATCTCTAAAACAAAGAAACGTAGTTATTTATTCAGATATTGATGAATTCTTTTCAAGCGGATGTAAATACACAGACATTCTTACTGTCCCTATTGGAATTCACATGCATGTCCCGGTTAGTAAAGCGGCACTGCAAGCGGGTATTCATGTGTATTGTGAGAAACCATTGGCAGCTACCGTGCAGGAGGTGGACCAGCTTATTTCTGTCCAAAGAAAAAGTGATCGAAAGATTGCCATTGGGTTTCAACACATAACCAGCTATTCGATACAGCAACTGAAAGATAGAATTTGTGACGGTCGTTTGGGAAAAGTAAAAGAGATTTCTGTGATGTGTGGTTGGCCGCGGAGCAGCCAATACTATTCAAGAAACGATTGGACGGGAAAGTTGCGTTTAGGCGATAATTGGATTCTTGACAGTCCGGCAAATAGCGGCCATGCACATTATTTACTCAATATGCTATATTTATGCTCCTCTGAACCCAATAAAGCCGCAACTCCTACAAAGGTTCGTGCTGAATTGTACCGGGCAAACCACATCCCAAGTCCTGACCTGGCCCAACTTTATTTTGAGACAGAAGAAGGGTGTAAAGGGAGTGCTATTTTTAGCCATAGCAACTTTCATGTAATCGAGCCACTGATGCGGATTGTCTGTGAAAATGGCG from candidate division KSB1 bacterium carries:
- a CDS encoding Gfo/Idh/MocA family oxidoreductase encodes the protein MNPLRFVVVGVGGYGLFHLEAITWLEEQGLANLVGLVALHRDQAKYSELIKSLKQRNVVIYSDIDEFFSSGCKYTDILTVPIGIHMHVPVSKAALQAGIHVYCEKPLAATVQEVDQLISVQRKSDRKIAIGFQHITSYSIQQLKDRICDGRLGKVKEISVMCGWPRSSQYYSRNDWTGKLRLGDNWILDSPANSGHAHYLLNMLYLCSSEPNKAATPTKVRAELYRANHIPSPDLAQLYFETEEGCKGSAIFSHSNFHVIEPLMRIVCENGDVEWETDNGKTTIKYQNGKEEEFDNATHDHWRFDGFKNLVQSIHQNTNPVCTPEIARCHTVTINAMHESCPKIVQIQEDDIVVVEDWEVFPPNSKGTFRKVKNMDEYLYEAFNRKCFLSELGIPWATSEHSQVFELKDYTCFPENNLQAPRAESKGD